A single region of the Bombus fervidus isolate BK054 chromosome 18, iyBomFerv1, whole genome shotgun sequence genome encodes:
- the LOC139996417 gene encoding uncharacterized protein produces MHTNVRSIVVPGTESISSTPPVPPRRKKRKAKLVAIAKSPKGMSPTRLRKPDKKSLAPPPPPRAVRKIKSHVAKDQGEERTSNSQTVGDAEETLNSLSSNETGETSQPLFLQLEDADAIRIEKASKDENEKDRCGSSSETKSPHKRPFVFETFARKETNKYSPLFFTLHDFQNVMSNTLQREDDFNDEPSANFDSCFHDFFREFFAKSLDDEEGDLCFRVTTTDLPFEKCLDTWTTKFTDLLVEYFDVPSRFIFKDYVDRSNKVNFRRSADPMYYDSFEEKPTAPRLTKARSVIESPSSSTSDHELNNDGETTCDSLQNIDPLTDEQEASWNHGSSVKLTEITDDMDCTYMNKAFGQVQDFQEDHDEFGDVPFSSILKTGSSLDRWYSLDDATNFIRAIDKGSFGQDDRGNSSDSTGASIGHDSQDESLCSEEKLKVADVSEAESSLIKSKAECCSMLAQVRDDCSERPPEDNGFARASNNCTALNNVKDNKKYHDEKDLTSGASENKNNNVKREEIISVGTNVTANNFNWKLELIRNEVNVNFVQEDSIIGRDKYLRTEINEEQSTINKTKVFDQQIIKSKVENDGLKKIYYQIEQKLILARKLLALEVISVVS; encoded by the exons ATGCACACCAACGTTCGATCAATCGTTGTTCCAG gtacagAATCTATTAGCAGTACACCGCCAGTCCCACCGAGACGGAAGAAGCGCAAAGCGAAGCTCGTGGCGATTGCAAAATCTCCGAAAGGAATGTCACCGACTCGTCTCAGAAAACCAGACAAAAAGAGTTTGGCGCCGCCGCCTCCGCCGCGAGCAGTCCGAAAGATCAAATCTCACGTCGCCAAAGATCAGGGAGAAGAAAGGACGTCGAACTCGCAGACAGTAGGCGATGCGGAAGAAACGCTAAATAGTCTAAGTTCGAACGAGACGGGGGAAACTTCTCAGCCGTTGTTTTTGCAGCTCGAGGATGCTGACGCGATACGGATCGAAAAAGCGAGTAAAGATGAAAACGAGAAAGACAGGTGCGGTTCAAGCAGCGAGACCAAGTCGCCGCACAAACGTCCGTTTGTATTCGAGACTTTCGCTAGGAAAGAAACCAACAAGTACTCGCCGCTGTTCTTCACTTTGCACGATTTTCAAAATGTGATGTCCAACACGCTGCAACGCGAAGACGATTTCAATGACGAGCCTTCTGCGAATTTCGACAGCTGCTTTCACGATTTCTTTCGCGAATTCTTCGCGAAATCGTTAGACGACGAGGAGGGTGACTTGTGTTTCCGCGTGACCACCACGGACCTTCCATTCGAGAAATGTTTAGACACATGGACCACTAAGTTTACCGATCTTTTGGTCGAGTATTTCGACGTACCGAgtcgttttattttcaaagattACGTCGATAGAAGTAACAAGGTAAACTTCCGACGATCGGCCGACCCGATGTATTACGACAGCTTTGAAGAGAAACCAACGGCACCTCGGTTGACCAAAGCGAGGTCCGTGATCGAGTCACCTAGCTCGTCGACTTCAGATCACGAATTGAACAACGATGGCGAGACCACGTGCGACAGTTTGCAAAATATCGATCCTCTGACAGATGAGCAGGAGGCCAGCTGGAATCATGGCTCTTCCGTGAAATTGACTGAGATCACGGACGATATGGATTGCACGTACATGAATAAGGCTTTTGGTCAGGTACAAGATTTCCAGGAGGATCATGACGAGTTCGGTGACGTACCTTTTAGTTCCATTTTGAAAACAGGGAGCAGTTTGGATCGGTGGTATTCCCTGGACGATGCCACAAATTTTATCAGGGCGATCGATAAGGGATCCTTCGGCCAGGACGATCGTGGTAATTCCAGTGATTCGACCGGTGCTTCGATCGGGCACGATTCGCAAGACGAGTCCCTTTGTTCCGAGGAAAAACTAAAAGTCGCTGACGTCAGCGAAGCGGAGTCGAGTTTAATCAAGTCGAAAGCGGAATGCTGTTCTATGTTGGCTCAGGTTAGAGACGATTGTTCGGAAAGACCGCCCGAGGACAACGGTTTTGCACGGGCTTCAAATAACTGCACTGCTTTAAATAACgtgaaagataataaaaaatatcacgaTGAAAAGGATTTGACGAGTGGAGCttctgaaaataaaaacaacaaTGTAAAACGCGAAGAAATCATTTCTGTCGGTACTAATGTGACTGCGAATAACTTTAATTGGAAATTGGAATTAATAAGAAATGAGGTAAACGTCAATTTTGTTCAGGAAGATTCGATAATTGGTAGAGACAAATATCTAAGGACTGAAATTAATGAAGAACAATCGACAATAAACAAGACAAAAGTCTTCGatcaacaaataataaaaagcaaaGTAGAGAATGACggtttgaaaaaaatttattatcaaatagAACAGAAACTGATATTAGCGAGGAAGTTATTAGCGTTAGAAGTCATTAGTGTCGTCAGCTGA
- the LOC139996418 gene encoding uncharacterized protein: MSLGSRRQQVAERSRGHGMNVLSNRAWLATHRLYSWSKMIARCRYIIRKEDFKFTELRNIQTIGRLSDAEFATSSRGKNGNTSDLQQPRVERHRSYRRHGVAIIKIRHGVFDSVVVRTINGISFTGSIRAQR; this comes from the exons atgagcttgggctcgaggcgacaacaagtcgccgaacgtagccgcggtcacgggatgaacgttttatctaacagag CAtggctcgccacacacagacTCTATTCTTGGAGCAAGATGATCGCCAGATGTCGATACATCATTCGCA AGGAAGACTTCAAGTTTACCGAATTACGGAACATCCAGACAATCGGCAGGTTATCGGACGCCGAGTTTGCCACGTCATCTAGGGGTAAAAATGGGAACACGAGCGATCTACAGCAACCTCGTGTAGAAAGACACCGCTCTTACCGACGACATGGAGTCGCTATCATTAAAATCAGACACGGAGTCTTCGATTCGGTCGTTGTCCGCACGATCAACGGAATCTCCTTTACCGGAAGCATACGTGCTCA ACGCTGA